From one Flavobacteriales bacterium genomic stretch:
- a CDS encoding DMT family transporter, whose amino-acid sequence MNKQLLAHLMLFCAQLLYGLNYTIAKEVMPEYIQPFGFVLLRCLGAVSMFWLVSLFVKEKIDRKDFPRLLLCALFGIAINQLMFFKGLSLTHPINAAVIMISTPILVLIMAAVIIKERITAKKALGIGIGMIGTMLILLAGKELSFSSDTFTGDLLILVNASSYGVYLVLISPIMKKYHPFTVIKWVFLFGLIMVLPFGFEEFSQIQWSTFPPNIIWATVFVVVGLSFFAYLFNISALKYVSPSVVSTYIYLQPIIASAFAISLGKDHLSWVKVASAVLICTGVYLVSSKAAPQAVGKET is encoded by the coding sequence ATGAATAAACAACTCTTAGCGCACCTGATGTTGTTCTGTGCGCAGCTCTTGTATGGGCTCAATTACACCATTGCAAAGGAGGTGATGCCCGAATATATTCAACCCTTTGGGTTTGTGCTGTTGCGGTGTTTGGGAGCGGTTTCGATGTTTTGGCTGGTCAGTCTTTTTGTAAAGGAGAAGATTGACCGAAAGGACTTTCCCAGATTGCTGCTTTGCGCACTTTTTGGCATTGCTATCAATCAGTTGATGTTCTTCAAGGGATTGAGCCTTACGCATCCGATAAATGCAGCCGTCATCATGATATCTACACCTATTCTGGTGCTGATCATGGCAGCTGTCATTATCAAGGAACGGATTACAGCGAAAAAGGCCTTGGGCATCGGTATAGGAATGATCGGTACGATGCTTATTCTTCTGGCTGGCAAGGAGCTTTCTTTCAGTAGCGACACATTTACGGGTGATCTTCTGATCTTGGTCAACGCATCGTCTTACGGAGTATATCTCGTGCTTATTTCGCCCATTATGAAGAAGTATCATCCATTTACGGTGATCAAATGGGTGTTTCTCTTTGGGTTGATAATGGTGCTACCATTCGGTTTTGAGGAATTTTCGCAGATCCAATGGAGCACTTTCCCGCCAAACATCATTTGGGCCACTGTCTTTGTGGTGGTCGGGCTCAGTTTTTTCGCCTATCTCTTTAACATTTCAGCGCTTAAATATGTGAGTCCTTCGGTGGTGAGTACCTACATCTATCTGCAACCGATCATTGCCTCAGCTTTCGCCATCTCGTTGGGAAAAGACCATTTGAGCTGGGTCAAAGTGGCATCAGCCGTGCTGATCTGCACCGGAGTTTATCTCGTCAGTTCTAAGGCCGCGCCTCAGGCCGTAGGAAAAGAAACGTAA